A window from Zingiber officinale cultivar Zhangliang chromosome 7A, Zo_v1.1, whole genome shotgun sequence encodes these proteins:
- the LOC122000086 gene encoding probable trehalose-phosphate phosphatase 6, which translates to MTKQSLVMKDDIPVAVVSPEAISEAFPHLSYPPPHSPMAGPSYLKCKKHARRLDLATAGRGNSWIESMIILSPTHVKSSSSSQAGCSSMSAADNVEDYDSWVKTHPSALSNFEDVMATAKGKQVVMFLDYDGTLSPIVLDPDCAFMSDEMREAVREVASHFPTAIVSGRCTEKVASFVKLSELYYAGSHGLDIKGPEEGAYHSKVKAHGVLCQPANEFLPIIDEVYKSLREIVKIIPGSRVENNKFCLSVHFRCVEEKKWSLLADLVKLVIMDYPKLKLSYGRKVLEIRPNIKWDKGKALEFLLESLGFDGHNNVFPLYIGDDCTDEDAFKVLCDREQGFGIIVSKIAKETKASFSLREPAEVLKFLHCLVEWRQLSEEGKGVKELRGVQLNMQ; encoded by the exons ATGACTAAACAGAGTCTAGTGATGAAGGATGACATACCAGTCGCAGTGGTCTCTCCGGAAGCCATCTCCGAAGCCTTCCCACATCTCTCCTACCCTCCTCCTCATTCCCCCATGGCTGGTCCCAGCTATCTCAAGTGCAAGAAGCATGCGAGACGCCTCGACCTTGCCACAGCGGGACGAGGCAATTCGTGGATCGAATCCATGATCATACTGTCCCCAACCCACGTCAAGTCATCATCGTCTTCGCAGGCGGGCTGCTCATCCATGTCGGCCGCTGACAACGTCGAGGACTACGACAGCTGGGTG AAGACGCACCCTTCGGCGTTGAGCAACTTCGAGGATGTGATGGCGACGGCCAAGGGGAAGCAGGTCGTAATGTTCTTGGACTACGACGGCACTCTGTCGCCCATCGTCCTCGATCCCGACTGCGCCTTTATGTCCGATGAG ATGAGAGAGGCAGTGAGAGAAGTGGCAAGTCATTTTCCCACAGCCATCGTGAGTGGGAGGTGCACAGAAAAG GTAGCCAGCTTTGTGAAGCTATCAGAACTGTACTATGCTGGTAGCCATGGCTTGGACATAAAAGGTCCGGAGGAAGGGGCTTATCACTCCAAAGTCAAG GCACACGGTGTTCTGTGCCAACCGGCCAATGAGTTTCTTCCCATAATAGATGAG GTGTACAAGTCTTTGAGAGAGATAGTAAAGATCATCCCTGGCTCCAGAGTCGAAAACAATAAGTTTTGTCTCTCTGTTCACTTCCGATGTGTGGAGGAAAAG AAATGGAGTTTACTTGCTGACTTGGTGAAATTAGTGATCATGGACTACCCCAAACTGAAACTCTCCTATGGAAGAAAG GTTTTGGAGATTCGGCCGAATATTAAATGGGACAAGGGGAAGGCTCTCGAGTTCTTGTTAGAATCTCTTG GATTTGATGGCCATAATAATGTATTTCCATTATATATAGGAGATGATTGCACTGATGAAGATGCTTTCAAG gTTTTATGCGATAGAGAACAAGGCTTTGGCATTATTGTCTCTAAGATTGCAAAGGAAACAAAAGCCTCCTTTTCACTCAGAGAGCCAGCTGAG GTTCTGAAGTTCTTGCACTGCCTAGTGGAGTGGAGACAATTGTCTGAGGAAGGAAAGGGAGTGAAGGAACTCAGAGGAGTGCAACTCAATATGCAATAG